In Mycolicibacterium mucogenicum DSM 44124, the following are encoded in one genomic region:
- a CDS encoding acyl-CoA thioesterase codes for MTGSHSFDKALDLQPVDDTRMRGQTHPDWANMVGPFGGITAATLLHAVELRPDRIGEPLALTVNFAAPIADGEFDIALKPARTNRTNQHWIAELSQDGDIKTTATMVFGIRRDTWSDDESRMPTVTGPEGLEVSGPPLPWVSQYDMRFVENPFPAEDAEPSESSRTTLWVRDANERGIDFAALAAMSDIFYPRVFLRRGGFFPAGTISLTTYFHANGQELESIGGDYVLGSAHANRFSDGYFDQSAHVWARDGALLASTHQIVYFKG; via the coding sequence GTGACCGGCTCTCATTCGTTCGACAAAGCCCTCGACCTGCAGCCCGTCGATGACACGCGCATGCGTGGGCAGACGCACCCGGACTGGGCGAACATGGTCGGCCCGTTCGGCGGAATCACCGCGGCGACGCTGTTGCACGCGGTCGAGCTGCGGCCCGACCGCATCGGTGAACCGCTGGCGCTCACGGTCAACTTCGCCGCGCCCATCGCCGACGGCGAGTTCGACATCGCGCTGAAGCCCGCCCGCACCAACCGCACGAACCAGCACTGGATCGCCGAACTCAGCCAGGACGGCGACATCAAGACCACTGCCACCATGGTTTTCGGCATCCGCCGCGACACCTGGTCGGACGACGAGTCGCGCATGCCGACTGTGACCGGACCCGAGGGACTCGAAGTCAGCGGTCCTCCCCTGCCGTGGGTCAGTCAGTACGACATGCGTTTCGTCGAAAATCCTTTTCCGGCAGAGGATGCCGAGCCCAGTGAGTCGTCGCGGACGACGCTGTGGGTGCGGGACGCCAACGAGCGCGGCATCGACTTCGCCGCCCTAGCCGCGATGTCCGACATCTTCTATCCCCGGGTTTTCCTGCGGCGCGGTGGATTCTTTCCGGCCGGCACGATCTCACTCACCACGTACTTCCATGCCAATGGGCAGGAGCTCGAAAGCATCGGCGGTGATTACGTGTTGGGCAGTGCGCACGCAAATCGCTTCTCGGACGGGTACTTCGACCAGAGTGCGCATGTGTGGGCTCGCGATGGCGCGCTGCTCGCCAGTACCCACCAGATCGTCTACTTCAAGGGCTGA
- a CDS encoding phytanoyl-CoA dioxygenase family protein, whose protein sequence is MATDQLGTGLPWVDAIAASFPHHSFDDFHTHELPALNARHGTLVVDDLAGVPPLAFQLPDGTTRTWHATPAGVEATSGDTGATLVELDETTFSAFLNRLLSASGAVRTERARLARGTLQDWQRWEPATQTLLTGTPIYTAAVRETLIDRDGRPLDLHQTFTVDDDIEDLRHFFNVAGYLHIRGVYSPDEVAAWGAEVETVRAMTTPGDPFSWWSLNSSGAEIVTRINYLGRYSDVLQALCTEPRTTAYVRLAGPELRVCDDRLDGPMVFIKNSDVVKGDGDLGWHVDDGIGGHPVMCPLIQAGIQLDHANAANGQLMVLAGSHRYTKHWLQWGREGDLPVVKLDTEPGDLTLHYGDIMHSTPPPTAPNAGRRVLYYKFAEEKTFEWIPAGCHYNDALFRADATGKVSSRAATH, encoded by the coding sequence ATGGCGACCGACCAGCTGGGCACCGGACTGCCGTGGGTCGACGCCATCGCAGCGTCGTTTCCCCATCATTCGTTCGACGACTTTCACACCCACGAACTGCCCGCCCTCAACGCGCGACACGGCACTCTCGTCGTCGACGACCTCGCCGGCGTCCCGCCGCTCGCCTTCCAACTCCCCGACGGCACGACCCGCACCTGGCACGCAACACCGGCAGGTGTGGAGGCCACCAGCGGTGACACCGGAGCCACCCTGGTCGAGCTGGACGAGACCACGTTCTCGGCGTTCCTGAACAGACTGCTCTCCGCGTCCGGTGCCGTCCGTACCGAGCGGGCGCGGCTGGCACGCGGCACGTTGCAGGACTGGCAGCGCTGGGAGCCAGCCACCCAGACCCTCCTGACCGGCACCCCGATCTACACCGCAGCGGTGCGGGAGACGCTCATCGACCGGGACGGTCGGCCGCTCGATCTGCACCAGACCTTCACCGTCGACGACGACATCGAAGACCTGCGCCACTTCTTCAACGTCGCCGGCTACCTGCACATCCGCGGCGTCTACAGCCCCGACGAGGTCGCCGCGTGGGGCGCGGAAGTCGAGACAGTCCGGGCCATGACCACACCCGGCGATCCGTTCTCGTGGTGGTCGCTGAACTCCAGCGGGGCCGAAATCGTCACGCGCATCAACTATCTGGGCCGCTACTCCGACGTCCTACAGGCGCTGTGTACAGAACCACGCACCACCGCGTACGTCCGACTGGCGGGCCCCGAGCTGCGAGTCTGCGACGACCGGCTCGACGGCCCAATGGTTTTCATCAAGAACTCCGACGTGGTCAAAGGCGACGGTGATCTGGGCTGGCACGTCGACGACGGCATCGGCGGACACCCCGTCATGTGCCCGCTCATCCAGGCGGGCATCCAGCTCGATCACGCCAACGCAGCCAACGGTCAGTTGATGGTGCTGGCCGGCTCGCACCGCTATACGAAGCACTGGCTGCAGTGGGGCCGAGAGGGCGACTTGCCCGTCGTCAAACTCGACACCGAACCCGGCGATCTCACACTGCATTACGGCGACATCATGCACAGCACTCCCCCGCCGACCGCACCGAATGCCGGCCGCCGCGTCCTGTACTACAAGTTCGCCGAGGAGAAGACGTTCGAGTGGATTCCCGCGGGATGCCACTACAACGACGCCCTCTTCCGCGCCGACGCGACGGGCAAGGTGTCCAGTCGCGCCGCAACACACTGA